AATCCTAACGAAATTCCACAGATCAAGAAAATCGTTGTCAACATCGGCCAAGGCGAAGCCGTTCAGAACCATAAGATTCTGGAAGGCGCTGTGGCAGACCTTGAGAAAATCACAGGTCAAAAAGCTGTGACAACCAAATCCAAGAAAGCGATCGCAGGCTTTAAGCTGCGTGCTGGCTTGCCCATCGGCTGTAGCGTGACCCTGCGTCGTCAGCGCATGTACGAGTTCCTTGACCGTCTTATCAACGTGTCAATCCCTCGTATCCGCGACTTCCGCGGTTTCTCGCCCAAGGCTTTTGATGGTCGCGGCAACTATACTCTCGGCGTGAAAGAGCAGATCATTTTCCCAGAGATCGAATACGATAAAGTCGATCGTATCCGCGGTCTGGGTATCACGATCGTGATGAGCGCCAAGAACGATATCGAAGCCAAGGCGCTGTTGGAAAAGTTCAACTTCCCCTTCAGAAAAAGCTAAGGAGCGACCATGGCTAAGAAATCAATGATCGAAAAAGCTAAGCGCACGCCGAAGTTCTCGACTCGCGCTTATACTCGATGCAACAAATGCGGTCGGCCAAAAGCCGTTTTCCGTAAGTTCGGGATCTGTCGTATCTGCTTCCGGCAAATGGCCTTGAATGGTCTGCTGGCCGGCGTGACAAAAGCATCCTGGTAACAGAGCAGTCGGAGAAGAGAGACGATGCAAGTTAATGATCCAATCGCAGACCTTTTGACACGAGTTCGGAACGCACAAAAAGCGGGTCATGAAGTCGTGAGCGTACCAGCCTCGAAGATGAAGATCGCCATCGCTCATATCCTGCGCGAAGAAGGCTTCGTACGTAATTACAAAGCCATTCGTGACAATAAGCAAGGCATTCTGAAGATTGCCCTCGCCTATTCGGAAGATGGCAAGCCTGGTATCCGTACAATCGAACGTCAGAGCACAGCTTCCCGTCGCCTTTACGTGACGGCTGACAAGCTTCCCTACGTGAAGAGCGGTTTCGGTGTCGGTATCCTTTCGACCTCGAAAGGTATCATGACCGATCGCGATGCTCGTAAGCTTAATATCGGTGGCGAGTATATCTGCTCCGTCTTTTAATAGAGGTTATATATGTCACGCATAGGTAAACAGCCGATCACGGTCCCAAGCGGGGTCGAGGTTAAAATAGAGGGCTCACTTATTAAAGTGAAAGGCCCCAAAGGCAAACTGGAAAGAGCCCTTCACCGTTCGATCAAGGTCGCTCAGGAAGGTTCTACGCTGAACGTTAGTCCAGTGGCTGACACCAAAGAAAACAAGAAATTCCATGGCCTTACCCGCACTCTGATCGCCAACATGATCGAAGGTTGCCAAAAGGGCTATGAAAGACGTCTGACTCTCGTCGGCGTAGGTTATCGCGGTGCGAAGCAGGGCAAAGGTTTGAACCTTTCTCTGGGTTACAGTCATCCTGTTTACTTCGAAGCTGTTGAAGGCGTCGATCTGAACGTTGACAAGAACACCACCATTATCGTCACCGGCGCCTCGAAAGAGAACGTTGGCGAGACAGCCGCGAAAATCCGCTCGTTGCGTCCACCTGAGCCGTACCACGGTAAAGGCGTCCGCTACGAAAGCGAGAAGATCGTCACCAAAGTTGGTAAATCTGGCGGTAAGAAATAACGGGGTAGGATTGCGTCATGGCAAGCACAAATTCGAAATATGCGCAGCGTAATAAGCGCAAGACCAGGATCCGTAAAAAGATCTTTGGAACGACTGAACGTCCCCGTCTGAGCGTATTCCGCTCGGCCCGGCACGTTTACGCTCAGGTGATCGATGACACTAAAGGCGTGACTCTGGCTCACGTTCACAGCTTCAAAAAAGGCAGCGAAGAGCGGGCTGACAAAGCTGTTTGTGCTGAACTTGGCAAAAAGCTGGCAGAAGCCTGCAAGGCCAAGAACATTACAAAAGTTGTGTTTGATAAAAACGGTTATGCTTATCACGGCCGGATCATGGCTTTGGCCGAAGGTGCCCGTGAAGGTGGCCTGGATTTCTAAGAGTCATGCTGGAGGCATAAGTCAGTGGCTAAAGAAATAGGAATTAAAGATAACAAGCGCGAAGACAGACGTGATCGTCAAGACAAGCGCGACCGTGACCAAGGTAACACTGCTGGTGAAGACAACCTGCAAGACAGAGTTGTGAACATCGCCCGCGTTGCCAAAGTTGTTAAAGGTGGTCGTCGCTTCAGCTTCTCGGCTCTGATCGTCGTCGGCGATAGCAAAGATAAAGTGGGCTTCGGTCTTGGCAAAGCCAACGAGGTTCCTGATGCGATTCGTAAGGGATCGGATCAAGCGAAGAAGAACATGATCACTGTTCGTAAGAACGGTGGAACGATTCCTTTCGAAGTCGTCGGCAAGTACGGCTCCGCTACGGTTCTGATGTATCCTGCCAAAAAAGGTAAGGGCATCATCGCTGGTGGTGCAGTGCGTATCATCGCAGAACTCGCAGGGATTCAGGACATCGTGTGTAAGGTCCATGGTACACGTAACCACCAGAACGTGGTTCGCGCTGTGATCAACGGCCTGCAGCAGCTGGAAAGCCTGGAAGAGTATGCGAAGAACCGCGGTAAGGAAGCCCATGAGGTTTACCAGGTTCGTCACGCGCAAGCACAAGCTTAATTTAACGCGCTAGGCGGAGTTCCCCTATGTCGAAGATTATTGTCAGACAAACCCGGAGCCTGATCGGCAACAACCCGAACAATCGCAAGGTCGTTCGCGCTCTCGGTCTGGGCCGGATTGGCAAAACGAAGGTCCATAAGGATAACAATTGCATCCGCGGGATGATCAACAAAGTCCGCCATCTCGTCGAGTACGAGTTGGTAAACGACTAAGGATGCTTAAGTGGAGTCTATCATGAAGTCGTTGGAAAATTTGCATCCAGCCCCCGGATCGAACAAGAACAAGAAGCGTCTTGGTCGCGGTCCTGGTAGCGGTAAAGGCGGCACTTCGGGTAAAGGCCATAAAGGTCAAAAAGCCCGTAAGAGCGGTAACGTCCGCGCCGGTTTCGAGGGTGGTCAAACCCCTATGTACCGTCGTCTGCCCAAACGCGGTTTTAAAAATCCTTCTCGGATTGAATACAATCCGATAAACTTGGATGCTCTAAACGCTTTTGACGCGGGTACCGTGGTAACCGCAGAGTTGTTGGCTCAAGGTGGATTGTTGCGCAAGCCTGATATGCCCGTTAAGCTCCTTGGTCGCGGCCAGCTGACCAAAGCCTTGACTATCAAGCTCCACAAAACAAGTGGCGCAGCAAAAGCAGCAGTGGAAAAGGCAGGCGGTAAAGTTGAGGAGATCTAATAGTGGGACAGCGGATATCATCTCTGCCTGAGGTGACACTCAATCATTTGACCAAGAAGATCCTGTTTACTCTGGGCTTCTTGGCTCTCTACCGGATTGGGGTGCACGTTCCGATCCCGGGGGTCAATTCGGAGGCTTTGGCTGAGTTTTTCAGAAGCCAAGGCGCCAACCTCTTTGGCATGTTTAACATGTTCTCAGGTGGTGCCCTCGAAAGGTTCAGTATTTTTGCCTTAGGCGTGATGCCCTATATCTCGGCCTCTATTATCGCTCAGCTTTTGACCGTTATTGTTCCCCACCTGGAGGCGCTTTCGAAAGAAGGCGAAGCCGGTCGTAAGAAAATCACTCAGTACACGCGTTACGGCACGATCGTGATCGCTCTGGTTCAGGGCTTCATGATCGCGCGGACGCTGTCGACTTCCTCGATGGGGACGGGCGCTTTTGTGACCGATCCCAGTACGAGTTGGGCTGTGCTGACAGCCATTTCCTTGACCGCTGGTACCGCCTTCGTTATGTGGTTGGGTGAGCAGATCACCGAGCGCGGCGTGGGTAACGGTATCTCGCTCATCATCTTCTGCGGTATCGTGGCCGGTTTGCCTAAGGTTATCGGTAACACGTTCGAGAAGTTCAACAGCTCCGAAATGGACCTTGCCCATATCGCTATCCTTCTGCTCATCGTGATTGCCGTCACCGCAGGTGTGGTCTTCATGGAACAGGGTGCGCGTCAGGTGCCGGTTCAGTACGCAAAACGTCAGGTTGGCAATCGGGTTTACGGCGGACAGACTTCGCATCTGCCCATTCGTATCAACACCGCAGGTGTGATTCCTCCGATCTTTGCCAGCTCGCTTCTGCAGATTCCTGTGACGGTGGCTCAGTTCGCCAAAACCGGTCTTTTTGCAAGCGTCGTGGGAACGGTTTTGATCCCAGGCGGGTGGCTCTACAATGTGCTGTACCTGTCGATGATCATCTTCTTCTCATTCTTCTACACGTCGATTCAGTTCAAGCCCGACGATATCGCGGAAAACCTGAAGAAGCATGGTGGCTTCATTCCTGGTATCCGTCCTGGTGCTCGAACCTCGGAATATTTGGGTAAGATTATCAATCGTCTGACCCTGACCGGTGCTCTTTATCTGAGTGCGATCTGTTTGATCCCCTCATTGATCACCGATAGTTTCAACGTTCAGTTCTACTTCGGTGGAACCAGCCTTCTGATTATCGTAGGTGTGGCGTTGGAAACATTTAGACAGATTGACGCGCACCGCCAGTCTCTCCGTTACGAGGCGTTCATGAAGAACACAAGTATCAGGAGCAGAGGAGGCCGGCGTTGATAGTCATCCTTACGGGCGCCCCAGGCGCAGGCAAGGGAACTCAAGCTGACCTTCTCGCCGAGCGGGAAGGTTTTAAGAAGATATCCACCGGCGATGCCCTCCGTAAGCAAATCAGGGAAGGCACCGAGATCGGCAACAAGGCCAAGTCCATTATGGCCGAAGGCAAGCTGGTCCCCGATGATGTCCTTCTTGGCATCCTGAAGGCGGAGCTGGACGCAGCGCGCGGTTTTCCCATCCTTTTGGATGGTTATCCTCGCAACGTGGCGCAAGCGAAGGCCCTTCAGGAGTTGGTCGGTAAAGAAGGCGTACGCGGCGCGGTTCATCTTGAAGTCGATCCTAATGCGTTGGTTCAGCGTATTAGTGGCCGTAGGACCTGTGTCAACTGTGGTGCGAGCTACCACGTGACCACAAGCCCTCCTAAAAAGGATGGCATCTGTGATCGCTGTGGATCAGGTGTTATACAGCGCCCTGATGACACAGAAGAGAAGGTGAAGGTCCGTCTGGGTGTTTACGAGAGTGAAACCCGTCCGGTTCTTGATTTTTACAAGAACCTTGGCCTCTACCATCGTGTTGACGGCAACGGAACGACGGAAAGTGTGTATAAGGCTCTCGCTGCTCAGCTTCGTTCGCTCGCCTGAGCGAAGCAGTTGTGGGTTCTGGGAATCAGCGGTTTTCACTTGCTGAACCAGGGGCAAGTGTGTAAAGTTTCGCATCTGTCAACCCTGGGCGGGCATTCAGGCGTAAATCCGAGGAAGGCTATATGGCCAAGGAAGATGTTATCGAGGTCGAAGGGGTTGTGAAAGAGCCACTCCCCAATGCGATGTTCAAGGTTGAACTCGAAAACGGCCATGAAGTTCTGGCTCATATTAGCGGCAAAATGCGTATGCACTTCATTCGCATCCTGCCCGGTGACAAGGTCAAACTGGAGATCTCTCCGTATGATCTGGGTCGTGGAAGAATAGTTTACCGCGCAAAGTAAAAGAATAGGGCGGGCACAGCGAAGGATGACGACGCAAATCGTGCCCTAGTCATACGAGAGGGTTCTTGATGAAAGTTAGAGCAAGTGTGAAGCCTATCTGTGATAAGTGCAAGGTCGTTCGTCGTAGTGGCGTGCTGCGCGTGATCTGTGAAGTCAAAAAGCATAAACAGAGACAGGGCTAAGGAGTTAGGGAATGGCACGTATTGCTGGTGTTGACCTTCCTGGTCAAAAAAGAGTTGATATTGCACTGACGAGCATCTACGGCATCGGCCGTCGTTCCGCTGTCGTCATCGCGGAAAAAGCTGGTATCCCTGCGACCAAGAAAGCTGCTGAACTCAGCGCTGAAGAGGTCAACTCCATCCGTAAAGTGATCGACGGTGAAGGCATTCTGGTTGAGGGTGACCTCCGCCGTGAAGTTTCGCTGAATATTAAGCGCCTCATCGACTTGGGCAATTACCGCGGTCTGCGTCATCGTAAAGGCCTTCCTGTTCGCGGTCAGCGTACAAAGACCAACGCGCGTACGCGTAAAGGTCCTCGTAAGACGATTGCTAACAAGAAGAAGTAACCGCGTTAAAAGGAATAGGTTGATATGGCAAAGGCTACTGTCGTTAAAAAGCGCAAGACGAAAAAGAACGTCCCTATGGGGGTCGCTCATATTCAAGCCACCTTTAACAATACTATCGTTACAATCACCGACCTTAACGGTGAAGTGGTGGCTTGGTCGACAGCTGGTGCCAAAGGCTTCAAGGGTTCGCGTAAAAGCACTCCCTTCGCAGCTCAGGTTGCAGCTGAAGAATGTGCCCGCAAAGCCATGGACGCCGGAATGCGTTCCATCTCGGTTTTGGTCAAGGGTCCAGGCTCGGGTCGTGAAAGCGCCGTTCGCGCTTTGTCGGCTGTCGGCCTGAAGGTCAACTTGCTGAAAGATATTACTCCGGTTCCGCATAATGGTTGCAGACCGCCAAAGCGGCGTAGGGTCTGATACGGGGCTGGATGGTCCAAGTCAGCGGCCTGATTTCGAGAAGGCCGTGATATTTCTAGACCAGCAGAAAAATGCTGGTAGAATGACAGTACTGGGCCATCAAAACAGCCGCGTTCATGGGTCGATTTCCGACGATCTCCTCTCATGAAGTCAGGTCTTATTCATCATTAACGGAATCAAGACGGAGAAGCGTTCATGCATCGCAATTGGCAAGACTTGATCACTCCTAATAACGTAGAAATTGCCGCCTTGACCGATACCTATGGCAAGTTTATTGCGAAGCCGCTCGAGCGCGGTTATGGTATCACGCTTGGTAACTCGCTGCGACGCGTGCTTCTCTCAAGCATCAATGGTGCGGCTATCGTTGCCGTCCGTATCGAAGGCGTCGATCACGAGCTGAGTACGATCACGGGCGTCAAGGAAGACGTGACAGATATTATATTGAACCTGAAGCAGGTCAATATTCGTTATTTGGGCGAAAACGACGCCCGCATTACGCTGAAATCCAAAGGCGATGGCGTTCTGCGCGCTGGTGATATTCAAGCCAGCAGCGACGTGGAAATCCTGAACCCTGAGCAGCATATTGCAACAGTCGGTGAAGACGGTTCCTTGTCGATGGAAATGATCGTGCGCCACGGCCGCGGTTATGTCTCGGCTGATGCCAACCGTACGGAATCGATCCCTACGGGTTATATTGTGACTGACTCGATCTTCGCTCCCGTTCGCCGCGTTGCCTACAACGTTTCGAACGCTCGCGTGGGTCAGATGACTGACTACGATAAACTCACGCTGGAAGTTTGGACCAATGCTGCCGTTCGGCCGGATGATGCACTGGCTTACGCTGCAAAGATTCTGAAAGAACAGCTGACGATCTTCATCAACTTTGATGAATCGGAAGAAGTGGAAGCTCGCGGTTCGGAAGAAACCATTGAAGCTCGTCCTCAATTGAACGAAAACCTGTTCAAGACGGTCGACTCGCTGGAACTGTCGGTGCGCGCTGCCAACTGTCTGGAAAACGCCAATATCAAGTATATCGGCGAGCTGGTAACGAAGACAGAGGCTGAGATGCTGAAAACCAAAAACTTTGGTCGTAAGTCGCTCAACGAGATCAAGGACATCCTGGCTGAAATGGGCCTGTCCCTTGGTATGAAGATCGACGGATTTGATCCTTCGATGCTGAGACAAAAAGAAAGCGAAAGCAATTAAAGGTTAAGAGGCTAGTTATGAGACACAAGCACGGCTATCGGAAACTCGGTCGCGATTCAGATCACCGTAGAGCACTTTTGCGGAACCTGGCCACGTCGTTGATCACCCATGAGCGTATTACAACGACTTTGCCAAAAGCCAAAGAACTGCGCCGCGTCGTTGAGAAAATGGTGACTTTGGGTAAGAAGGGCAGCTTGCACCACCGCCGTCAGGCCGGTGCCTACCTCTTCGAAAAAGAAGCTGTTGTGAAAGTCTTCGGCGACCTCGCTACCCGCTTTAAAGACCGCCAAGGCGGTTATGTGCGCATCCTGAAGCGCGGCCTTCGCGTTGGCGACGGCGCTCAGATGGCCCTGATTGAGTTCGTGGACTTCGCCCCTAAAGCGAAAACCGAAGCTCAGTAAGCAAAAGACCCGCCCTTCCCGGCGGGTTTTTTTTCGCCCAAATTCCGACAGCTCACCTGATTGGCCCAGCCTGTGGTAGAATATGCCATATGTACTGGGAGGTGGCCTATGATGTCCTTTCGCAAGCCAGGTCTGTCTTCAACCGTTCTGCTGCTCGCACTTTCAAGCATTTCCTGTCAGAAAATCCAGGGCCTCAAAGATGATATCGACATCAGAAGTTTCTCACGGACCGGAGGCACGGTCTTCGGCGAACCGTTTCAGGTCACGACCAAGCAGCTGCATTTTGATACCGGGGATCTTTTTGGAAAAGATGTGATCCTGGAAGGTGATATCCTGGAGCGGGGCGAGTCAAGCACCCACCTTGTGATGTCTGATCCCGACGGTCGCATCCTGGTGGTTCTGACTTCGGTGGATGAATCCTATCAGATTCTCGGTGAACCTTCGGTCAATCGCGTGAAAATACTGGGACGCCTGGAACGCGGAAAGAAGGGACTCCCATATCTGCTTGCGAAGGCAGTGAGGCCGGGAGTAAAGTCGTCGCAGTAGAGTGGTAGCGACGAAGGCGGAACATGACTTTATTTTTCTACGTGCTGCGGGACTTCATAAAATACGTTGTAGGGACCTTGCTGCTCTGCGTCTTTTTGTTTTTACTGTTCGACTTCATCCATAAGACCACGCGCTACATTCCCCGCTATAACCCGGAAACCGGGCTTTTGATCAAATATTATATTTATTTTCTGCCGAGCCTGATTATTCAGGCTCTGCCGATCGCTTCGCTTCTGGCTTCGGTGATTACGATGGTTCTTCTGAGTCGAACCAACGAAATCACCGCAATGCGGGCTGCCGGCATGGGCCCTTTGCGCGTGGGCCTTCCCATCGTCATCGGTGGACTGGGGCTTTGCGTCGTGGCCGTTTTTCTGGGCGAATATATCCTGCCCCGTTGGGCAGAGCGGATGCATTATGTTCAGGAAGTCCAAATCGAACGTGGGTCGGAAACTCAGATAGCCGAAGGCGCGCGCTGGGTGAAAGATGAGAACGTTCTTTATAATTTCCGTGATTACGATCCCATCACCAATGTGATGACCGGCGTGCGTGTGATCGAGACCGGCGATAACTTTCGACCGAAAAAAAGCCTGGAAGCCCGCCTTGCCACCTATCGCCCGGAAAGCACCGACTGGCTCCTGGAGGATGTTAAAATCCTATATTTCTGGCCCAAGGGCACGCTGTCCTATACCGAGCGGAAGGACGTCATGCCGGTCAGCATTCCCGTCGAGCCGGTGAAGCTTAAAAAAGAGCGTCGCTATCCTAACGAACTTTCTTCCGCCGAACTCATGGACACCATTCGTAAAGGGGCCGCATCAGGCGTTGATATCCTATCGTATCGCGTGGAGCTCCACACCAAGCTGGCCTTTCACCTTGCGCCTTTTGTGGTGTGTTTGATTGGTCTTCGCTTTGGTTATCGCTCCGAGCGAACCATGGAAACGGCGCGCGGTGTTCTGCTCGCTGTGGCCGTGGGAATGAGCTACTGGTTCTTTCTGAATGCCGCCAGAGCCCTGGCCAAGCGTGGGGTTCTGCCGCCCATACCCGCGGCCTGGTCTGCCGATGTCATCCTTCTTGCCTATTCACTGATTAATATTTGGAACCTGCAGCGCAAACGGATATGAAAACCGTGCGATTCGCTTTATCATCGGCGGCCACGAGGCCCTGATCGGTCAGCTCCCGCATGTAGCGGCGCAGAGTGCTGGCAGGAATTCGCGTCATTTCCCTTAGGCCTTCGATGGACCTTGGACCCTGCTGCAAGGCCCGAAGTATCTCTTGCCGACGCTCAAGCTGCAGGTTGGCGGGCATCGGCTCGAAAATCAGAGCCTCCAGATTCAAATGAAGTGTGCCGTGCGACTGCATCACGAGCGGGGCCATGATAAAGCGAAATTGATAGCGCAGACGTGAGACGGCATTGCGAAGTTTCTGCTTCCAGCCTTCCAGCGACGCTGTCTGACGCCACACCAGATCCTGAACATCCTGTGTGGGAAGGGTTTTCTGTGGATGCCGCAGAATCTGCTGCAAAAGACGATTCAAGACCGGATAATGGCCCAGATCAACCTTGTAAACATCGTTGATCATATAAATGCTGTGACCAAGACTCTTCAGACTCGGCGCGAAAAAATAGCGCAAAAGCCGGAGGCTGACAGCGGCCAGTTCCGGAGGTACATGCCTGGGCATACGTCCGCGGGCATGAGCCAGCCACAGGCTGACTATGCGTCGCCGCAGACGGTCCTGCGATAGACGCCGCGCGCGCCGCAGGATTTGAATGCAGTCCTGAAATTCCCCCTGCCGATACTGATGCGCGGCCTGCAGAAGCGCCCCAAAACTCTGCAGTTCGTTATAGGGCATGCTCTGCAAAAGCCTGAGTTCCTGGAACCAAAAATCCATAAGCTCGGGCTCACGACGCAGCGGATGATGATGCAGGATATGCCCCAGGAGCCTTGAACGCGCGCAGGCCGCAAGAAGGCCGTTACCCAGCCTTTCCTGTTGAAACAGCACCTTTTTTAAACCGGGAATGCTTTGTTCCCGCGAAGCCTTTTGAATTTTGGCAATGCCTTCCATGCAGTGCGTAAGCCAAAGCATTTCTGGAACATGATGAAAGAGCGGCGGTTCGGGAACACCGGAATCGGGCAGCTGACTTCGCCACAAAGCAGCGCCCAGTCCCTGTTCCGGGTTTAAGAGATAGGTCGCCACGGCCACCAGCTGGGATTGATCCTCGCTATGAGCAAGCTCATCCAGTGTTTTGCGAAGCTGGTTCTGCAGACGAATCTGATCGAACCAGCGCGCTGAAATACTGGCTATATAAAGGTGGAAGGCCAGCCCATAAACCTCTGCCAAGGGCGTTCCCAGCCAATGAAAGCCTTGACTGCGAAGAAGTCCTATGACCGTGTCATTGTCAAGCTTGCCATTCAGATAACTTACAATAGTGGCTTTCAGTTCGGTTAAACGCTGCCATTCACTCACAGCTCCCGTGCTAGGAAAACAGGCATAGAGCTCCCAGGCCTCGTCCAGCTGCTGCAGGGATGCCAGCCGATCCGCCGCGCGGACCCAGGCCACCTGCATCAGCAGATCCTCGGGAAAGCAGAGGGCCTTCTTCAGATCGTCGGCCACGCGATTCAAATCTTTCCCTGTCTGCAGGCTGAGAGCACGAAAGGCAAGATGCTCCCACTCATCCTTGAATACCCGCTGCCTGAGTCGCATCATACTCCGCTGCCAACCCTCGTAATCCTTGCAGCGTTCACGCGCGTAGCATACGAGCATTTCCTCGCGCGTTGTGAAGCGTTCTGTCTGCTGATCCGCCCAGCGGACGAGGCCACAAAAATCCCAATTGCGCAGTCGAGCTTCAATCTGCTCAAGGCGAGTCCTGTCAGCAAAGGCGGGGCGACGGTCCACACGATAAGGCGCCAAAATTTGGTGGCTCCATAATGTAAATTGCTTAAATAATTGATTTTTATACTGTTTGGAAATGGCTTCTGGATTGTTCGCTCCATCCTAGCGCTTTTCCGCGTGGAAGGCCAATTTACAACTCTTATTGCGCGGGCTTGGAGGTGCAGAAATAGGTCAAAAGAGTTGACTTTCCTGGGGGGACCTGTTAAACGTCGTTCGTTAGATTGTACGCCGTGAACCCAGGCAATACTCCACGCGAGTGACGGGGGGTTCAGCGTACTGCTTCTGCACGTCAGCTCGCAAGTACCAGCGGGCGATCGGCCCTCATGTTGACCCAAATCAATCATGGTTTATATGAATGCCTTGCTCACTGTGATGGTGCGTGCTGGGCTTTTTTATTTGTGGTGTTTGAACTATGAATCGCCAGCAATACGACAAGATTATCGACCTTATTAACCCGAAGGTTGCTCCGCTCGGCTATGAATGTGTCGAGGTTGAGTGGGATGGGACTGAGGAAACGCTTCGCGTCTACATTGACAGGCCGGAAGGCATCAAAATGGAAGACTGCCTGCGCGTCAACGATCTCTTGATCGAATCCAATGAACTCGACGCATTGGTTCCTGGCGATTATCGCCTGGAAATCAGTTCCCCCGGAATTGAACGCCCGCTCCGTACCCGTGAACATTTTTCGCGAGTGATCGGCCAAAAAATAAAGGTGCGTTTGAACGAAAGAACGCAGAACAGAATGGAAGGTGCAGGGAAGCTTCTTGGAATAGACCAGGATGATATCGTATCCTTAGAGTTGCCGGCAGGTGTCTGGAACTTTCCATTCCAAGCGATTCGCAAGGCCAATGTTGTGTTCGAGTGGTGAAAAACACTGAGCATGATGTTGGAACTACGGATCTTTTTTAACTTTTTTGACAACTTCTTGAGAAGGAACGACCGACGATGACTCTAATCGATAGTTCAGAATTAGAATCCGAGCTCCGCAAAGTCATTTCCGGCGTCAGCCGCGACAAAAATCTGGACAAAGCAGTGATCATCGACGCTCTCCAGCAGGCCGTTGTGCATGCCGCACGCCGGACTTTGGGTGCGACGGCCGACCTTGAAGCTCATTATAACGAAGAAACCGACGAAATCGAACTCTACCAGTTCCGTACTGTCGTCGATGATGACGACGTCGCCAACGAGAGTTTGGAAATCGCTTTGTCAGACGCACGGAAACTCGATTCTGAAACCGTCCTGGGTGACGCGATCGGTATTAAAATCGACACCACCAAATTCGGTCGTATCGCAGCGCAGTCGGCGAAACAAATTATCGTACAAAAAGTGCGTGACGCAGAGCGTGCGCAGGTTTTTGATGAATTCAAGGATCGCGTGGGTGAAATCCTCAGCGGTTATGTTCGTCGCTTCGAACGCAACGACATCATCGTGGACCTCGGCCGTACTGAAGCCGTGATTCCCTATAAAGAGCAGGTCCCAACGGAAAAATTCCGCGTGAAAGACCGGATCCAGGCCTATGTGGTCGACGTCAAGCGTTCGAGCCGCGGTCCTCAGATCATCATGTCTCGCGCCCATCCCGGATTTTTGGTGGCTCTCTTCAGTCAGCATGTGACCGAAATCTA
Above is a window of Oligoflexus sp. DNA encoding:
- the rplE gene encoding 50S ribosomal protein L5; translated protein: MANVPRLQDQYNKIREQLGKELGLENPNEIPQIKKIVVNIGQGEAVQNHKILEGAVADLEKITGQKAVTTKSKKAIAGFKLRAGLPIGCSVTLRRQRMYEFLDRLINVSIPRIRDFRGFSPKAFDGRGNYTLGVKEQIIFPEIEYDKVDRIRGLGITIVMSAKNDIEAKALLEKFNFPFRKS
- a CDS encoding type Z 30S ribosomal protein S14, with protein sequence MAKKSMIEKAKRTPKFSTRAYTRCNKCGRPKAVFRKFGICRICFRQMALNGLLAGVTKASW
- the rpsH gene encoding 30S ribosomal protein S8; this encodes MQVNDPIADLLTRVRNAQKAGHEVVSVPASKMKIAIAHILREEGFVRNYKAIRDNKQGILKIALAYSEDGKPGIRTIERQSTASRRLYVTADKLPYVKSGFGVGILSTSKGIMTDRDARKLNIGGEYICSVF
- the rplF gene encoding 50S ribosomal protein L6, giving the protein MSRIGKQPITVPSGVEVKIEGSLIKVKGPKGKLERALHRSIKVAQEGSTLNVSPVADTKENKKFHGLTRTLIANMIEGCQKGYERRLTLVGVGYRGAKQGKGLNLSLGYSHPVYFEAVEGVDLNVDKNTTIIVTGASKENVGETAAKIRSLRPPEPYHGKGVRYESEKIVTKVGKSGGKK
- the rplR gene encoding 50S ribosomal protein L18 is translated as MASTNSKYAQRNKRKTRIRKKIFGTTERPRLSVFRSARHVYAQVIDDTKGVTLAHVHSFKKGSEERADKAVCAELGKKLAEACKAKNITKVVFDKNGYAYHGRIMALAEGAREGGLDF
- the rpsE gene encoding 30S ribosomal protein S5, giving the protein MQDRVVNIARVAKVVKGGRRFSFSALIVVGDSKDKVGFGLGKANEVPDAIRKGSDQAKKNMITVRKNGGTIPFEVVGKYGSATVLMYPAKKGKGIIAGGAVRIIAELAGIQDIVCKVHGTRNHQNVVRAVINGLQQLESLEEYAKNRGKEAHEVYQVRHAQAQA
- the rpmD gene encoding 50S ribosomal protein L30, which gives rise to MSKIIVRQTRSLIGNNPNNRKVVRALGLGRIGKTKVHKDNNCIRGMINKVRHLVEYELVND
- the rplO gene encoding 50S ribosomal protein L15, with product MKSLENLHPAPGSNKNKKRLGRGPGSGKGGTSGKGHKGQKARKSGNVRAGFEGGQTPMYRRLPKRGFKNPSRIEYNPINLDALNAFDAGTVVTAELLAQGGLLRKPDMPVKLLGRGQLTKALTIKLHKTSGAAKAAVEKAGGKVEEI
- the secY gene encoding preprotein translocase subunit SecY; amino-acid sequence: MGQRISSLPEVTLNHLTKKILFTLGFLALYRIGVHVPIPGVNSEALAEFFRSQGANLFGMFNMFSGGALERFSIFALGVMPYISASIIAQLLTVIVPHLEALSKEGEAGRKKITQYTRYGTIVIALVQGFMIARTLSTSSMGTGAFVTDPSTSWAVLTAISLTAGTAFVMWLGEQITERGVGNGISLIIFCGIVAGLPKVIGNTFEKFNSSEMDLAHIAILLLIVIAVTAGVVFMEQGARQVPVQYAKRQVGNRVYGGQTSHLPIRINTAGVIPPIFASSLLQIPVTVAQFAKTGLFASVVGTVLIPGGWLYNVLYLSMIIFFSFFYTSIQFKPDDIAENLKKHGGFIPGIRPGARTSEYLGKIINRLTLTGALYLSAICLIPSLITDSFNVQFYFGGTSLLIIVGVALETFRQIDAHRQSLRYEAFMKNTSIRSRGGRR
- a CDS encoding adenylate kinase, which produces MIVILTGAPGAGKGTQADLLAEREGFKKISTGDALRKQIREGTEIGNKAKSIMAEGKLVPDDVLLGILKAELDAARGFPILLDGYPRNVAQAKALQELVGKEGVRGAVHLEVDPNALVQRISGRRTCVNCGASYHVTTSPPKKDGICDRCGSGVIQRPDDTEEKVKVRLGVYESETRPVLDFYKNLGLYHRVDGNGTTESVYKALAAQLRSLA
- the infA gene encoding translation initiation factor IF-1, producing MAKEDVIEVEGVVKEPLPNAMFKVELENGHEVLAHISGKMRMHFIRILPGDKVKLEISPYDLGRGRIVYRAK
- the rpmJ gene encoding 50S ribosomal protein L36: MKVRASVKPICDKCKVVRRSGVLRVICEVKKHKQRQG
- the rpsM gene encoding 30S ribosomal protein S13, coding for MARIAGVDLPGQKRVDIALTSIYGIGRRSAVVIAEKAGIPATKKAAELSAEEVNSIRKVIDGEGILVEGDLRREVSLNIKRLIDLGNYRGLRHRKGLPVRGQRTKTNARTRKGPRKTIANKKK